Proteins co-encoded in one Flavobacterium fluviale genomic window:
- the kbl gene encoding glycine C-acetyltransferase: protein MYGKIKEHLQSELQAIEENGIFKKERIITSPQSAEIKISTGETVLNFCANNYLGLSSHPEVVQAAKDAMDTHGFGMSSVRFICGTQDIHKTLEKKIADFYGTEDTILYAAAFDANGGVFEPLLGENDAIISDSLNHASIIDGVRLCKAARYRYENNNMEDLEQQLIKANEAGARFKLIVTDGVFSMDGLVAPLDKICDLADKYDAMVMVDECHAAGFIGATGKGTLEAKGVMGRVDIITGTLGKALGGAMGGYTTAKKEIIELLRQRSRPYLFSNSLAPAIVGASIKVFELLEKDTTLRDKLEWNTNYFKEGMKKAGFDIIDGDSAIVPVMLYDAKLSQTMANELLKQGIYVIGFFFPVVPKEKARIRVQLSAAHEKEHLDKAINAFTVVGKMLKVI, encoded by the coding sequence ATGTACGGTAAAATTAAAGAGCATCTGCAAAGCGAGCTGCAGGCAATCGAAGAAAATGGAATTTTTAAAAAGGAGAGAATTATTACATCTCCTCAAAGTGCTGAAATTAAAATTTCAACAGGAGAAACAGTTTTGAATTTTTGTGCTAATAACTATTTGGGACTTTCATCTCATCCAGAAGTTGTGCAGGCTGCCAAAGATGCAATGGATACTCATGGTTTCGGAATGTCATCTGTTCGTTTTATCTGCGGGACACAAGATATTCACAAGACTTTAGAAAAAAAGATTGCTGATTTTTATGGTACAGAGGATACTATTTTATACGCGGCTGCATTCGATGCAAACGGAGGTGTTTTTGAGCCTTTGCTTGGTGAAAACGATGCAATTATTTCGGATAGTTTAAATCATGCTTCGATTATTGATGGAGTTCGTTTATGTAAAGCAGCGCGTTACCGTTATGAAAATAACAATATGGAAGATTTAGAACAGCAGTTAATTAAAGCCAATGAAGCTGGAGCTCGTTTTAAACTTATAGTAACTGATGGCGTTTTTTCTATGGATGGCTTAGTTGCGCCTTTAGATAAAATTTGCGATTTAGCAGATAAATATGACGCTATGGTAATGGTAGATGAGTGCCATGCTGCTGGCTTCATTGGTGCAACTGGAAAAGGAACACTTGAAGCAAAAGGAGTAATGGGAAGAGTTGATATTATTACAGGAACTCTTGGAAAAGCCCTGGGTGGTGCAATGGGCGGTTATACTACGGCTAAAAAAGAAATCATAGAATTATTACGACAAAGATCAAGACCGTATTTATTTTCAAATTCTCTAGCTCCGGCAATTGTGGGAGCTTCCATAAAAGTATTTGAATTATTAGAAAAAGATACTACGCTGAGAGATAAACTGGAGTGGAATACCAACTATTTTAAAGAAGGTATGAAAAAGGCTGGTTTTGATATTATAGATGGAGATTCTGCTATCGTTCCAGTAATGTTATACGACGCGAAATTGTCGCAGACTATGGCAAATGAGCTTTTAAAACAAGGAATTTATGTGATTGGATTTTTCTTTCCTGTAGTGCCAAAAGAAAAGGCGAGAATACGCGTACAATTGTCTGCTGCGCATGAAAAAGAACACTTGGATAAAGCTATCAATGCCTTTACAGTTGTCGGTAAAATGTTAAAAGTTATATAA
- a CDS encoding UvrD-helicase domain-containing protein, whose amino-acid sequence MQSPSFSIYDASAGSGKTYTLVKEYLKIILSSPKNDAYRNILAITFTNKAVHEMKSRIVGSLSEFAKDEPSPKAADLMEDLSRDTGLSIIKIKTKSQQIIKHLIHNYAAFDISTIDKFTHKVIRAFAHDLNLPMTFEVTLDTENLLVEAVDAIIAQAGEDETLTKLLIDFTMEKTDDDKSWDVSREILDTGRLVLNENNRNEILHFQDKTIGEFVEIKQKMQALCKELGSANAELASKAIELIDKNGIDPKSFSRGTFPNHLESIRDGKFNPKNKTFHEFEDIAINKTAKDRALIENIIPELLQILKEVYKNFEKRDFYKAFLKNITPLSLLNAVSNELAKIQSEQNILSISEFNAIIHREIQNQPAPFIYERLGERYRHFFIDEFQDTSEMQWQNLIPLIDNSLSGLDDLGNKGTLMIVGDPKQSIYRWRGGKAEQFIELSKDVNPFNNPDKAIKHLNTNYRSYSEVIEFNNAFFKLISAEFSNEDYKDLYENHSFQNVNSKNGGYVNISFLPIVDKNDFADDEEVVEKSDLYVLATLNTIQEVVKQGFEYKDIVILTRKRDQGIAVANYLTEQGIPLLSSETLMIQNAAEVRLIVHLLRYLNNSANLESKANFLHFLASTKDLAMPVHDFIAKGMSYRSEKEFEEWLLTFDVSFSFEDVRKKSLYEAVEIIISKFILPSEGNAYVQFFLDIVLERDIRNQSGVADFLVFWDKNAEKFSIPSPEGNNAVRIMTIHKSKGLEFPVVIMPFADEDYNRKPKDKLWLDTEEIDLGVPKALVDNSSVVESFGESASAVFNLKKQEELLDNINVLYVALTRAEEQLYVISQSLQAKNDGEYPNNMASFFIKFLINQGVYDEGKLNYEFGDKVRLSKSTKTVDLVKSIPVVKEVLNPKNIKIAQREALMWGTHQQEAISYGNIVHEILAFVKDKSDIDLAVTKSLENGLITFDQVEQVLQTLKEIVNHPELSICFDGNQTVLNEQTIVQKEGRILKPDRIVFLENKEAYLLDYKTGAVNTKYQNQIQEYQDAIEDLGYKVLKKALVYIGSEIEVVNL is encoded by the coding sequence ATGCAAAGTCCGTCTTTCTCCATTTATGATGCTTCTGCTGGATCTGGAAAGACTTATACTTTGGTGAAGGAATATCTCAAAATTATTCTTTCTTCTCCAAAAAATGATGCATATCGAAATATCCTGGCGATAACATTTACTAATAAAGCGGTTCATGAAATGAAAAGCCGTATTGTTGGCAGTTTGTCTGAGTTTGCAAAAGACGAGCCGTCGCCAAAGGCAGCCGATTTAATGGAAGATCTTTCGCGTGATACTGGACTTTCAATTATTAAAATCAAAACCAAATCGCAGCAAATCATAAAGCACTTAATTCATAATTATGCAGCTTTTGATATTTCTACCATTGATAAATTTACGCATAAAGTTATTCGAGCTTTTGCGCATGACTTAAATCTTCCAATGACTTTTGAAGTGACACTGGATACTGAAAATTTATTGGTAGAAGCTGTTGATGCAATTATTGCTCAAGCTGGGGAAGATGAAACGCTGACCAAATTACTCATCGATTTTACAATGGAAAAAACTGATGATGATAAAAGCTGGGATGTTTCGCGTGAAATTCTGGATACTGGGAGATTGGTTTTAAATGAAAATAATCGCAATGAGATTCTGCATTTTCAAGACAAAACAATTGGAGAATTTGTTGAGATTAAACAAAAAATGCAGGCGCTTTGCAAAGAATTAGGGTCTGCAAATGCGGAACTGGCCTCTAAAGCAATTGAATTAATAGATAAAAATGGAATTGATCCAAAATCATTTTCTAGAGGAACTTTTCCGAATCATTTAGAAAGTATTCGAGACGGAAAATTCAATCCGAAAAATAAAACTTTTCATGAGTTTGAGGATATTGCGATTAATAAGACTGCAAAAGACAGAGCGTTAATAGAAAATATTATTCCAGAGTTACTTCAAATTTTGAAGGAGGTATATAAAAACTTTGAGAAAAGAGATTTTTATAAAGCCTTTTTAAAAAATATTACACCGCTTTCGCTGCTAAATGCCGTAAGTAATGAATTGGCTAAGATTCAATCGGAGCAAAATATCTTGTCTATTTCAGAATTCAATGCCATTATTCACCGCGAAATTCAGAATCAGCCTGCGCCATTTATTTATGAACGCTTAGGAGAACGCTATCGTCATTTCTTTATTGATGAATTTCAAGATACTTCCGAAATGCAATGGCAAAATTTAATTCCGCTAATTGATAATTCTCTTTCTGGTTTAGACGATTTAGGAAATAAAGGAACATTGATGATTGTGGGCGATCCTAAACAGTCGATTTATCGCTGGCGCGGCGGTAAAGCAGAGCAGTTTATTGAATTGAGTAAAGATGTAAATCCGTTTAATAACCCAGATAAGGCAATTAAGCATTTAAATACCAATTATCGAAGCTACAGCGAAGTCATTGAATTTAATAATGCATTTTTTAAATTGATTTCAGCTGAATTTTCAAACGAAGATTATAAAGATTTATACGAAAATCATAGTTTCCAGAATGTAAATTCGAAAAACGGAGGTTACGTCAATATTTCATTTCTTCCCATCGTTGATAAAAATGATTTTGCTGATGACGAAGAAGTTGTAGAGAAATCTGATTTGTATGTCTTAGCGACTTTGAATACCATTCAAGAAGTGGTAAAACAAGGTTTTGAATATAAAGATATTGTAATTCTGACCCGAAAAAGAGATCAGGGAATTGCGGTTGCTAATTATTTAACGGAACAAGGCATTCCGCTTTTGTCTTCAGAAACCTTGATGATTCAAAATGCGGCAGAAGTTCGATTGATAGTTCATTTGCTTCGATATTTGAATAACAGTGCAAATTTAGAATCAAAAGCTAATTTTCTTCATTTCTTAGCTTCAACAAAAGATTTGGCAATGCCCGTTCATGATTTTATTGCTAAAGGAATGAGTTATAGATCTGAGAAAGAATTTGAGGAATGGCTTTTAACTTTTGATGTTTCTTTTTCTTTTGAAGATGTTCGAAAAAAATCTCTTTATGAGGCGGTTGAAATTATCATTTCTAAATTTATTCTTCCTTCAGAAGGAAATGCTTATGTTCAGTTTTTTCTGGATATTGTTTTAGAACGCGATATTAGAAATCAATCTGGAGTCGCAGATTTTTTAGTTTTCTGGGATAAAAATGCCGAGAAATTTAGTATTCCGTCGCCGGAAGGAAATAACGCGGTTCGTATTATGACAATTCATAAATCGAAAGGTTTGGAATTTCCAGTGGTAATTATGCCTTTTGCCGATGAAGATTATAATCGGAAACCAAAAGATAAATTATGGCTCGATACAGAAGAGATTGATCTTGGTGTTCCAAAAGCACTAGTTGATAATAGTAGTGTTGTGGAGAGCTTTGGTGAAAGTGCTTCTGCGGTTTTCAATTTGAAAAAGCAAGAGGAATTACTGGATAATATTAATGTTTTGTATGTTGCGTTAACTCGTGCTGAAGAACAATTGTATGTAATTTCTCAATCGCTGCAAGCAAAAAATGACGGAGAATATCCAAATAATATGGCCTCATTCTTTATTAAGTTTTTAATTAATCAAGGTGTTTATGACGAAGGGAAACTAAACTATGAATTTGGAGATAAAGTAAGACTTTCAAAAAGTACAAAAACAGTTGATTTAGTAAAATCGATTCCAGTTGTAAAAGAAGTTTTAAATCCTAAAAATATTAAAATTGCCCAGCGTGAAGCTTTAATGTGGGGAACGCATCAACAAGAGGCGATTTCGTATGGAAATATTGTCCATGAGATTTTGGCTTTTGTTAAAGATAAATCAGATATTGATCTGGCCGTAACAAAATCACTCGAAAATGGTCTGATTACTTTTGATCAAGTCGAACAAGTATTGCAGACTTTAAAAGAAATTGTAAATCATCCAGAATTGTCTATTTGTTTTGATGGAAATCAAACCGTCTTGAATGAGCAGACAATTGTTCAAAAAGAAGGAAGAATTTTAAAGCCCGATCGAATTGTATTTTTAGAAAATAAAGAAGCCTATCTTTTAGATTATAAAACTGGCGCAGTTAATACGAAATATCAAAACCAAATTCAAGAATATCAGGATGCAATTGAAGATTTAGGATACAAAGTGTTAAAAAAGGCATTGGTGTATATCGGTTCGGAAATTGAAGTGGTAAATTTGTGA
- a CDS encoding lipoprotein signal peptidase, protein MSLRKAYFLIFLVLIVDQLSKIYVKTNFVLGEEFVIFDWFRIHFIENEGMAWGTKIPGEYGKLILTVFRIFAVFGIGWWLSDAIKKRHSTYLIVAIALIFAGAAGNIIDSVFYGVIFDDSTHNLATIFSPAPYGTWFHGLVVDMFYFPIWEGNLPTWLPIFGGKHFAFFNAIFNVADMAISTGVGILLVFNKRAFPKH, encoded by the coding sequence ATGTCATTAAGAAAAGCGTATTTCCTTATATTTTTAGTTTTAATCGTTGATCAGCTTTCTAAAATCTATGTCAAAACAAATTTCGTTCTTGGAGAAGAATTCGTTATTTTTGATTGGTTTAGAATTCATTTTATTGAAAATGAAGGGATGGCTTGGGGAACAAAAATACCTGGAGAATACGGAAAACTAATTTTAACTGTCTTTAGGATTTTTGCAGTTTTCGGAATTGGCTGGTGGCTTTCAGATGCCATAAAAAAACGCCATTCGACTTATTTGATAGTTGCTATTGCACTAATCTTTGCTGGTGCAGCAGGTAATATTATCGATTCTGTTTTTTACGGAGTTATTTTTGATGACAGTACTCATAATCTAGCAACGATTTTTTCTCCAGCTCCATATGGAACTTGGTTTCATGGTTTGGTTGTAGATATGTTCTATTTCCCTATTTGGGAAGGAAATCTACCAACTTGGCTTCCAATTTTCGGCGGGAAACATTTTGCTTTTTTTAATGCTATTTTTAATGTTGCCGATATGGCAATTTCTACAGGAGTAGGTATACTTTTGGTTTTTAATAAAAGAGCTTTTCCAAAACACTAA
- a CDS encoding roadblock/LC7 domain-containing protein — translation MNEITTTLNDFLVSTKSTAALILNGKGKLITSLNLDYGDSIAAMSAAILSMSEKFLIDLEKGALKQLYLKSSEGVIVGNKISGSNFIVAFSKEGSNLALLMRSTEEVSVELSKNSLLK, via the coding sequence ATGAATGAAATCACAACTACTCTAAATGACTTTCTTGTCAGTACAAAATCGACTGCTGCATTAATCTTAAACGGAAAAGGAAAATTAATCACTTCCTTAAATTTAGACTATGGAGACAGCATTGCCGCAATGAGTGCCGCAATCTTATCTATGAGCGAAAAATTTTTAATTGATTTAGAAAAAGGCGCCCTAAAACAATTATATTTAAAAAGCTCAGAAGGCGTTATTGTCGGAAACAAAATAAGCGGATCCAATTTTATTGTTGCTTTTTCTAAAGAAGGAAGCAACCTTGCGTTATTAATGCGCTCAACAGAAGAAGTATCTGTTGAATTAAGTAAAAATTCCCTATTGAAATAA
- a CDS encoding TraR/DksA family transcriptional regulator — protein sequence MIDEITRYSDADLAEFKEIIQAKIQKAQADLDLIKSAYMNDLNNGTDDTSPTFKAFEEGSETMSKEANSQLAIRQEKFIRDLKNALFRVENKTYGICKVTGKLISKERLKIVPHATMSIEAKNLQR from the coding sequence ATGATAGATGAAATTACAAGATACTCTGACGCTGATTTGGCGGAGTTCAAAGAGATAATTCAAGCAAAAATACAAAAAGCGCAAGCAGATCTTGATTTAATTAAGAGTGCTTATATGAACGACTTAAATAACGGAACAGACGATACATCTCCAACTTTCAAAGCTTTTGAAGAAGGAAGTGAAACAATGTCTAAAGAGGCAAACTCTCAGTTGGCTATTAGACAAGAGAAGTTTATCCGTGATTTAAAAAACGCGCTTTTCCGTGTAGAAAACAAAACTTACGGTATCTGTAAAGTAACAGGTAAACTAATTAGCAAAGAAAGGCTTAAAATCGTTCCTCATGCAACAATGAGTATCGAAGCTAAAAACTTGCAAAGATAA
- the ileS gene encoding isoleucine--tRNA ligase, whose product MSTKFTEYKGLDLPAAASEVLDFWKKENIFEKSVTTREGAEPFVFFEGPPSANGLPGIHHVMARAIKDIFCRYKTQKGFQVKRKAGWDTHGLPVELGTEKELGITKEDIGKTISIEEYNEACKKTVMRYTDVWNDLTEKMGYWVDMEDPYVTYKPKYMESVWWLLKQIYDKGLLYKGYTIQPYSPKAGTGLSSHEVNQPGAYRDVTDTTIVAQFKTLPETLPSFLQGFGDVHILAWTTTPWTLPSNTALTVGPKIDYVLVKTFNQYTFEPINVILAKNLVGKQFGKGFFLSEDDADFDNVKAGDKKLPYKILTEAKGADLVEIRYEQLLPYVLPYQNAENAFRVISGDFVTTEDGTGIVHTAPTFGADDAKVAKEAKPEVPPMLVLDEEGNAVPLVDLQGKFTSHLGDLAGKYVKNEYYDAGQAPEKSVDVEIAIRLKEENKAFKVEKYVHSYPHSWRTDEPLLYYPLDSWFIKVTDVKDRMFDLNETINWKPKSTGEGRFGNWLKNANDWNLSRSRYWGIPLPIWRTEDKKEEVIIGSVEELYNAIEKSIEAGFQKENPFKGFEIGNMSESNYDLIDLHKNVVDQITLVSASGQPMKRESDLIDVWFDSGAMPYAQWHYPFENKDKIDENKDFPANFIAEGVDQTRGWFYTLHAIGTLVFDKVAYKNVVSNGLVLDKNGIKMSKSKGNTIDPFKTIEEFGPDATRWYMIMNANPWDNLKFDLEGIAEVRRKFFGTLYNTYSFFSLYANIDGFKYAEAEIPLNERPEIDQWIISELHTLIKFVDECYEDYEPTKATRAISDFVQENLSNWYVRLCRRRFWKGEYAKDKIAAYQTLYTCLLTISKLSAPVAPFFMDKLYRDLTASTGTEDFASVHLAEFPKFVENFVNKTLESKMQKAQTISSLVLSLRKKEMIKVRQPLQKVMIPVLDENQRAEIEAISDLVKAEVNVKEIELLDDASGILVKQIKPNFKALGPRFGKDMGLISKEIQGFSADQINQLDKQGTLDIVISGNNVTLSLEDVEITSQDIEGWLVANSNGITVALDITISEELKNEGIARELVNRIQNIRKDSGFEVTDKIKVQIKRDGNLEEAVSKNEGYIKSETLTDDLVFVDALENGTEIEFDDIKTMILISK is encoded by the coding sequence ATGAGTACAAAATTTACTGAATACAAAGGACTTGACTTGCCAGCTGCAGCGTCAGAAGTTCTTGATTTTTGGAAGAAAGAAAATATATTTGAAAAGAGTGTAACAACTCGCGAAGGTGCTGAGCCTTTCGTGTTTTTTGAAGGTCCGCCTTCAGCAAACGGATTACCAGGAATTCACCACGTGATGGCGCGTGCAATTAAAGATATTTTTTGCAGATATAAAACTCAAAAAGGTTTTCAGGTAAAAAGAAAAGCCGGATGGGATACTCACGGTTTACCTGTAGAATTGGGTACCGAAAAAGAACTTGGGATTACAAAAGAAGATATTGGTAAAACGATTTCTATCGAAGAATATAACGAAGCGTGTAAAAAAACCGTTATGCGTTATACCGACGTATGGAATGACTTGACCGAAAAAATGGGTTATTGGGTAGATATGGAAGATCCCTATGTTACTTATAAACCAAAATACATGGAATCTGTTTGGTGGCTTTTGAAACAAATCTACGATAAAGGTTTGTTGTACAAAGGATACACAATTCAGCCGTATTCTCCAAAAGCAGGAACAGGATTATCTTCTCACGAAGTAAATCAGCCGGGAGCTTACAGAGATGTTACAGATACTACGATTGTAGCGCAATTCAAAACTTTACCAGAAACATTGCCAAGCTTTTTACAAGGTTTTGGAGATGTTCACATTTTAGCTTGGACGACAACTCCTTGGACATTGCCATCAAATACAGCTTTAACCGTTGGACCAAAAATTGATTACGTTTTAGTAAAAACTTTCAATCAATATACTTTTGAGCCAATCAATGTTATTTTGGCTAAGAACTTAGTTGGGAAACAATTCGGTAAAGGATTTTTCTTAAGTGAAGATGATGCTGATTTTGATAATGTAAAAGCTGGAGATAAAAAACTTCCATATAAAATCTTAACCGAAGCAAAAGGTGCAGATTTAGTAGAAATCCGTTATGAGCAACTATTACCTTACGTATTGCCATATCAAAATGCTGAAAACGCATTTAGAGTAATTTCTGGAGATTTCGTTACTACAGAAGACGGGACAGGAATTGTACATACGGCTCCGACTTTTGGTGCAGATGATGCTAAAGTAGCAAAAGAAGCAAAACCAGAAGTACCGCCAATGTTGGTTTTGGATGAAGAAGGAAATGCAGTTCCGTTAGTAGATTTACAAGGAAAATTCACTTCACACTTAGGAGACTTAGCTGGTAAATACGTTAAGAACGAATATTACGATGCAGGACAAGCTCCAGAGAAATCTGTCGATGTTGAAATCGCTATTCGATTAAAAGAAGAAAATAAAGCTTTTAAAGTTGAAAAATACGTGCACAGTTATCCGCACAGCTGGAGAACAGATGAGCCGTTATTATATTATCCACTAGATTCTTGGTTCATTAAAGTAACCGATGTAAAAGATAGAATGTTCGACCTGAACGAAACTATCAACTGGAAACCTAAATCTACTGGTGAAGGACGTTTTGGAAATTGGTTGAAAAATGCCAACGACTGGAACTTATCTCGTTCTAGATATTGGGGAATTCCGTTGCCAATCTGGAGAACAGAAGATAAAAAAGAAGAAGTTATTATCGGTTCTGTTGAAGAATTGTACAATGCGATTGAGAAATCTATCGAAGCTGGTTTTCAAAAAGAAAACCCATTTAAAGGTTTCGAAATTGGAAACATGTCTGAATCAAATTATGATTTAATCGATCTGCACAAAAATGTAGTCGATCAAATTACTTTGGTTTCGGCTTCTGGCCAGCCAATGAAACGCGAAAGCGATTTAATTGATGTTTGGTTCGATTCTGGAGCGATGCCTTATGCACAATGGCATTATCCTTTTGAAAATAAAGACAAAATTGACGAGAATAAAGATTTTCCGGCGAATTTTATCGCAGAAGGAGTAGATCAGACTCGTGGATGGTTTTATACGTTACATGCTATCGGAACTTTGGTTTTTGATAAAGTAGCTTATAAAAACGTTGTTTCAAATGGTTTGGTTTTAGATAAAAATGGAATCAAAATGTCTAAGAGTAAAGGAAATACTATAGACCCATTTAAAACCATCGAAGAATTTGGTCCTGATGCCACACGCTGGTACATGATTATGAATGCCAATCCTTGGGATAACTTAAAGTTTGACCTTGAAGGAATTGCTGAGGTTCGTCGTAAATTCTTTGGAACATTATACAACACCTATTCATTCTTTTCGTTATATGCGAATATCGATGGTTTTAAATACGCTGAAGCGGAAATTCCGTTAAACGAAAGACCGGAAATCGATCAGTGGATTATTTCTGAATTGCATACCTTAATCAAATTTGTTGATGAATGTTATGAAGATTACGAGCCGACAAAAGCTACAAGAGCAATTTCTGATTTCGTTCAGGAAAACTTAAGTAACTGGTACGTTCGTTTATGCCGTCGTCGTTTCTGGAAAGGAGAATACGCTAAAGATAAAATTGCAGCTTACCAAACGCTTTATACTTGCTTGTTAACAATCAGCAAATTAAGCGCTCCTGTAGCTCCTTTTTTCATGGATAAATTGTACAGAGATTTAACAGCTTCGACGGGAACTGAGGATTTTGCTAGTGTTCACTTGGCTGAATTCCCAAAATTTGTCGAAAACTTTGTTAATAAAACGTTGGAAAGCAAAATGCAGAAGGCGCAAACCATCTCATCTTTGGTGTTATCACTACGTAAAAAAGAGATGATAAAAGTACGCCAGCCTCTGCAAAAGGTAATGATTCCAGTGCTTGACGAGAATCAGCGTGCTGAAATCGAGGCAATTTCTGACTTAGTAAAAGCTGAGGTAAACGTGAAAGAAATCGAACTTTTAGACGATGCTTCTGGTATTTTAGTGAAGCAGATTAAGCCAAATTTTAAAGCTCTTGGGCCACGTTTCGGAAAGGATATGGGCTTGATTTCTAAGGAAATACAAGGTTTTTCTGCCGATCAAATTAACCAATTAGACAAGCAGGGAACGCTGGATATTGTTATTTCTGGAAATAATGTAACTTTATCATTAGAAGACGTCGAAATAACATCGCAGGATATTGAAGGATGGCTGGTTGCTAATTCAAACGGAATTACAGTTGCGCTTGACATAACCATATCTGAAGAATTAAAAAATGAAGGTATCGCGAGAGAATTAGTAAACAGAATTCAGAATATCCGTAAAGATTCAGGATTTGAAGTTACTGATAAGATTAAAGTGCAAATAAAAAGAGACGGTAATTTAGAAGAAGCCGTTTCAAAAAATGAAGGTTATATTAAGTCTGAAACATTAACAGACGACTTGGTTTTTGTAGACGCTTTAGAAAACGGCACAGAAATTGAGTTTGATGATATTAAAACAATGATATTAATTTCAAAATAA
- the recO gene encoding DNA repair protein RecO, with protein sequence MLVKTKAIVISSLKFQEKSLIVKCFTLSSGLKSYFVRDAFSSRKASQKIAYFQPFSILEIEAVHKNKGTLESFKEIKTAVPFHSIHTDIVKSTMVMFLSEMLHYSIQEEEKNEPLFVFLETALTWLDHHDEISNFHLIMLLEITKYLGFYPDVSEIDLPFFEMNEGVFTLFQKGNVLSEHETNLFKKLLDLKFDNDQKVFNVTERQILLKVLIDYYSLHLDGFKKPKSLEILKEVFS encoded by the coding sequence TTGCTCGTCAAAACCAAAGCCATAGTAATTTCGTCTTTAAAATTTCAGGAAAAAAGCTTGATAGTGAAATGCTTTACACTTTCCAGCGGACTGAAATCTTATTTTGTGCGCGATGCTTTTTCGAGCAGAAAAGCAAGTCAGAAGATTGCTTACTTTCAGCCATTCTCTATTTTAGAAATTGAAGCCGTTCATAAAAATAAAGGAACTTTAGAGAGTTTTAAAGAAATAAAAACTGCCGTTCCTTTTCATAGTATTCATACTGATATTGTAAAAAGTACAATGGTAATGTTTCTTTCAGAAATGCTTCATTACTCTATTCAGGAAGAAGAAAAAAACGAACCTCTTTTTGTTTTTTTAGAAACTGCGCTCACATGGCTGGATCATCATGATGAAATTTCTAATTTTCATTTAATAATGCTTTTAGAAATTACAAAATACCTCGGTTTTTATCCTGATGTTTCAGAAATCGATCTGCCTTTTTTTGAAATGAATGAAGGAGTTTTTACCCTTTTTCAAAAAGGAAATGTACTGTCTGAACATGAAACCAATTTGTTTAAAAAACTACTCGATTTGAAATTCGATAATGATCAAAAAGTCTTTAATGTTACAGAGAGACAAATACTGCTGAAAGTTTTAATTGATTATTATAGTCTGCACTTAGACGGATTTAAAAAACCTAAATCTTTAGAGATTTTAAAAGAAGTTTTCTCTTAA